A stretch of Actinomycetota bacterium DNA encodes these proteins:
- a CDS encoding pyridoxal phosphate-dependent aminotransferase translates to MSRRVASIQESPTLAVDARARALQAQGLDVIGFGAGEPDFPTPPRIVEAARRACSDERWHHYTPAAGLPELRAAIAAKTIRDSGYEVSAPQVLVTNGAKHAVYAAFATLLDPGDEVLVPAPYWVTYPEAVTLAGGVPVAIPTDETTGFRATLEQLEAARTPRTKVLLFVSPSNPTGAVYEPADVERIGRWAVESGLWVVTDEIYEHLVYGGAQHVSMPVRVPELADRCVVINGVAKTYAMTGWRVGWAIGPPDVIRAASNLQSHSTSNVCNVAQAAALEAVSGDLEAAAEMRRAYDTRRVLAHKMLNEIPGVECVEPQGAFYVFPSLCGPLGDRFGHTTLELAEKLLDEAKVAIVPGEAFGAPGYARLTYAMDDTQLEEGLTRISSFLRGG, encoded by the coding sequence CGCGTCCATCCAGGAGTCGCCGACGCTGGCCGTCGACGCCCGGGCCCGGGCGCTTCAGGCCCAGGGCCTCGACGTCATCGGCTTCGGTGCGGGAGAGCCGGACTTCCCGACCCCCCCGCGCATCGTGGAGGCCGCCCGGCGCGCGTGCTCCGACGAGCGGTGGCACCACTACACGCCGGCGGCCGGACTGCCGGAGCTGCGGGCGGCGATCGCAGCCAAGACGATTCGCGACTCCGGATACGAGGTCTCCGCTCCACAGGTCCTGGTGACGAACGGCGCCAAGCACGCGGTGTACGCGGCCTTCGCGACGCTGCTGGACCCCGGCGACGAGGTGCTCGTGCCGGCCCCCTACTGGGTCACGTATCCCGAGGCGGTGACCCTGGCGGGCGGCGTGCCGGTGGCAATCCCGACCGACGAGACGACCGGCTTCCGCGCGACCCTCGAGCAGCTCGAGGCGGCCCGGACGCCGCGCACGAAGGTCCTGCTGTTCGTGTCGCCGTCCAACCCCACCGGAGCCGTGTACGAGCCCGCGGACGTGGAGCGGATCGGCAGGTGGGCTGTCGAGTCGGGACTGTGGGTCGTGACCGACGAGATCTACGAGCACCTCGTGTACGGCGGCGCGCAGCACGTGTCGATGCCGGTCCGGGTGCCGGAACTCGCCGACCGTTGCGTCGTCATCAACGGCGTGGCCAAAACCTACGCGATGACCGGCTGGCGCGTTGGCTGGGCGATCGGTCCCCCGGACGTCATCCGCGCGGCCTCGAACCTGCAGTCGCACTCCACGTCCAACGTGTGCAACGTGGCGCAGGCCGCCGCCCTGGAGGCGGTGTCCGGCGATCTGGAGGCGGCAGCCGAGATGCGCCGCGCCTACGACACGAGGCGCGTGCTCGCGCACAAGATGCTCAACGAGATCCCGGGGGTCGAGTGCGTCGAGCCCCAAGGCGCCTTCTACGTGTTCCCCTCCCTTTGCGGGCCGCTCGGCGACCGCTTCGGCCATACGACTCTGGAACTGGCCGAGAAGCTGCTGGACGAGGCGAAGGTGGCGATTGTCCCCGGGGAGGCCTTTGGCGCCCCGGGATACGCCCGTCTGACCTACGCGATGGACGACACCCAGCTGGAGGAAGGGCTGACGCGCATCTCGTCGTTCCTGCGCGGGGGCTGA
- the gatA gene encoding Asp-tRNA(Asn)/Glu-tRNA(Gln) amidotransferase subunit GatA, with translation RTSAASKILESYRPPYDATAWELLRDQRMVLLGKTNLDEFAMGSSTENSAYGTSRNPWDTTRVPGGSSGGSAAAVAAGMAPLALGTDTGGSIRQPASLCGIVGMKPTYGLVSRYGLIAFASSLDQVGPMTRSVRDSALLLSVLSQHDPRDSTSIPGDRPDYLAGLGRPIEGLRFGVVTELMGAGTQPGVLARTREAIDALQRLGGIIEEVSLPSFEYALDAYYLIAPAEASSNLARYDGTRYGLREPAADIFRMNRATRERGFGPEVKRRIILGTYALSSGYYDAWYGRAQKVRTQIVRDFERAYEKADLLVSPTSPTTAFRIGERAADPMQMYMSDICTIPTNLAGACAISIPCGLSADDGLPVGFHLMGPPLAEPTLFRAAYALEQELAFDVSGGWSRQPAAPSPAV, from the coding sequence CGGACGTCCGCCGCCTCCAAGATCCTGGAGTCCTACCGCCCTCCGTACGACGCAACCGCCTGGGAGCTGCTGCGCGACCAGCGGATGGTGCTGCTCGGCAAGACGAACCTCGACGAGTTCGCCATGGGCTCGTCCACCGAGAACTCCGCGTACGGCACTTCGCGAAACCCGTGGGACACGACGCGGGTGCCGGGCGGGTCGTCCGGGGGGTCGGCGGCCGCCGTCGCGGCGGGCATGGCGCCGCTGGCGCTGGGCACAGACACGGGCGGGTCCATCCGTCAGCCGGCGTCGCTTTGCGGCATCGTCGGCATGAAGCCGACGTACGGGCTCGTCTCGCGCTACGGCCTTATCGCGTTCGCGTCGTCTCTGGACCAGGTCGGTCCGATGACCAGGTCCGTGCGCGACTCCGCGCTGCTGCTTTCGGTCCTGTCGCAGCACGATCCGCGCGACTCCACGTCGATCCCGGGGGATCGTCCGGACTATCTGGCGGGGCTGGGGCGTCCGATCGAGGGCCTGCGCTTCGGTGTCGTCACCGAGCTGATGGGGGCCGGGACGCAGCCGGGCGTCCTGGCCCGCACGAGGGAGGCCATCGACGCCCTGCAGCGCCTCGGCGGGATCATCGAGGAGGTGTCACTTCCTTCGTTCGAGTACGCGCTGGACGCCTACTACCTGATTGCGCCGGCCGAAGCTTCCTCGAACCTCGCCCGCTACGACGGGACTCGCTACGGACTGCGGGAGCCTGCGGCGGATATCTTCCGCATGAACAGGGCAACCCGGGAGCGCGGCTTCGGACCGGAGGTCAAGCGCCGGATCATCCTGGGGACCTACGCGCTTTCGTCCGGCTACTACGACGCCTGGTATGGGCGGGCGCAGAAGGTGCGGACGCAGATTGTCCGCGACTTCGAGCGCGCCTACGAAAAGGCGGACCTGCTGGTTTCCCCGACATCGCCCACCACGGCCTTCCGCATCGGCGAGCGCGCGGCGGACCCGATGCAGATGTACATGTCGGACATCTGCACGATCCCCACCAACCTGGCAGGCGCGTGCGCGATCTCGATCCCGTGCGGACTGTCCGCCGACGACGGCCTGCCGGTCGGTTTCCACCTCATGGGACCGCCGCTGGCGGAACCGACGCTGTTCAGGGCCGCCTACGCACTGGAGCAGGAACTGGCCTTCGACGTCTCCGGAGGGTGGTCGAGGCAGCCGGCTGCACCTTCGCCGGCCGTCTGA